In Hyphomicrobiales bacterium, the following are encoded in one genomic region:
- a CDS encoding histidinol-phosphate transaminase, translating to MSDTARPVPRPGVLDIAPYVPGKSKATGGSKLFKLSSNETPLGASPAAIDAYRDVADHLELYPDGASTALREAIGDVYGLNPTRLICGAGSDEILNLIAQAYIGPGDEAIYAEHGFLVYPIAIRGAGGTPVVAPEKDLTTDVDAILERVTERTKVVFVANPNNPTGTYLPFEEIRRLHAGLPGSVLLVLDAAYAEYVRRNDYEAGIELAGSAENVIMTRTFSKIYGLAALRLGWGYGPAAIIDALNRIRGPFNVGAPAIAAGIAAVRDRAFTEKAAEFNAEWLPWCTDKLVGLGLTVTPSVGNFLLVHFPEETGKTAAEADDFLQSQGIVLRAVGNYGLPNALRMTIGSEEANRAVIDALTRFMAA from the coding sequence ATGAGTGATACCGCCCGCCCCGTTCCCCGTCCCGGCGTTCTCGACATCGCGCCTTATGTGCCCGGCAAGTCGAAGGCGACCGGCGGCAGCAAGCTGTTCAAGCTGTCCTCGAACGAAACCCCGCTCGGCGCTAGCCCTGCGGCCATCGACGCCTATCGCGACGTGGCCGACCACCTCGAGCTCTATCCCGACGGCGCCTCGACCGCGCTGCGCGAAGCGATCGGCGACGTTTACGGCCTCAATCCGACCCGCCTCATCTGCGGCGCCGGCTCGGACGAAATCCTCAACCTGATTGCGCAGGCCTATATCGGCCCCGGCGACGAGGCGATCTACGCCGAGCACGGTTTCCTCGTCTATCCGATCGCCATCAGGGGTGCCGGCGGCACGCCCGTCGTCGCACCGGAAAAGGATCTCACCACCGACGTCGACGCCATCCTTGAGCGCGTGACCGAGCGCACCAAGGTCGTCTTCGTCGCCAATCCGAACAACCCGACCGGCACCTATCTGCCGTTCGAGGAGATCCGCCGCCTGCATGCCGGCCTCCCGGGCTCGGTGCTCCTGGTGCTCGATGCGGCCTACGCCGAATATGTCCGCCGCAACGATTACGAAGCGGGCATAGAACTCGCCGGCTCAGCCGAGAACGTCATCATGACGCGCACCTTCTCGAAGATTTACGGCCTTGCCGCGCTGCGTCTCGGCTGGGGCTACGGTCCGGCCGCCATCATCGACGCGCTGAACCGCATCCGAGGCCCGTTCAATGTCGGCGCCCCGGCGATTGCCGCCGGCATTGCCGCCGTGCGTGATCGCGCTTTCACCGAGAAGGCGGCCGAGTTCAACGCCGAATGGCTGCCCTGGTGCACCGACAAACTTGTCGGCCTCGGCCTCACCGTGACGCCGAGCGTCGGCAACTTCCTGCTGGTGCATTTCCCTGAAGAAACCGGCAAGACGGCGGCCGAAGCCGACGACTTCCTGCAAAGCCAGGGCATCGTGTTACGCGCGGTTGGAAACTACGGCCTGCCGAACGCGTTGCGCATGACCATCGGCTCGGAAGAGGCCAACCGCGCCGTCATCGACGCGCTGACCCGCTTCATGGCCGCATAG
- a CDS encoding methyltransferase type 11, translating into MYLDVVHMRAFYDLPIGRIVRQHLGADMRNLRPPHTGEIVLGVGYVTPYLQSYLATAERVLAFMPATQGVTRWPRDKANMAALVEEEAWPLPDASIDCLVTVHGLDMVDNPRAFLREAWRVLVPGGRLLAVVPNRSGLWARVETSPFGYGHPYSRAQLGHLLRESMFAPRSWAQGLHFAPFSSRWALSSAGAWERFGRRLWPAFSGAIMVDAEKQMTAGLAETDKGKRSAIFRPVFVPHAAPRAKH; encoded by the coding sequence ATGTATCTCGACGTTGTGCATATGCGGGCATTTTACGATCTGCCGATCGGCCGGATCGTGCGTCAGCATCTCGGCGCCGACATGCGCAATCTGCGCCCGCCCCACACCGGCGAAATCGTTCTCGGCGTCGGCTACGTCACCCCCTATCTGCAGTCCTATCTCGCCACCGCCGAGCGGGTGCTCGCCTTCATGCCGGCAACGCAAGGGGTCACCCGCTGGCCCCGCGACAAGGCCAACATGGCGGCGCTGGTCGAAGAAGAGGCCTGGCCGTTGCCCGACGCCTCGATCGACTGCCTGGTGACCGTGCACGGCCTCGACATGGTCGACAATCCGCGCGCCTTCCTGCGCGAGGCCTGGCGCGTGCTGGTACCGGGCGGCCGGCTTCTTGCCGTCGTTCCCAACCGGTCGGGCCTGTGGGCGCGCGTCGAGACGAGCCCCTTCGGCTATGGCCATCCCTACAGCCGGGCGCAGCTCGGCCACCTCTTGCGCGAGTCCATGTTCGCGCCGCGCAGCTGGGCACAGGGGCTGCATTTCGCGCCCTTCTCGTCGCGCTGGGCGCTGTCGTCCGCCGGCGCCTGGGAGCGCTTCGGCCGCCGCCTCTGGCCGGCCTTTTCCGGCGCCATCATGGTCGACGCCGAAAAGCAGATGACCGCCGGCCTGGCGGAAACCGACAAGGGCAAGCGCTCGGCGATCTTCCGCCCCGTCTTCGTGCCGCACGCAGCGCCCCGCGCCAAGCACTGA
- the gloB gene encoding hydroxyacylglutathione hydrolase, giving the protein MAGLEFFQFPCLSDNYAVLVHEAVSGTTILVDAPDEDAIRAALAEKGWPLTHILVTHHHWDHTQAIEALKPTTGCTVIGPKGEAAKIKILDETIDDGDEVSLGGVRVKAIATPGHTLGQISYWLPDAGVVFTGDTMFSMGCGRVFEGTPSMMWGSLDRLSSMLPDETQVYCGHEYTLANAKFAVTVDPANDALRERLEEVVALRKEGKPTLPTTMGLERATNPFLRARDAGIRAHLGMKNASDAEVFAEIRARKDNF; this is encoded by the coding sequence ATGGCCGGTTTGGAGTTCTTTCAGTTTCCCTGTCTGTCGGACAATTACGCGGTGCTGGTGCATGAGGCGGTGAGCGGCACGACGATCCTGGTCGACGCGCCGGACGAGGACGCCATCCGCGCGGCGCTCGCGGAAAAGGGCTGGCCGCTGACCCATATCCTCGTCACCCATCATCACTGGGACCACACCCAGGCGATCGAGGCCTTGAAACCGACGACCGGCTGCACGGTGATCGGGCCGAAAGGCGAGGCGGCGAAGATCAAGATCCTCGACGAAACCATCGACGACGGCGATGAGGTGTCGCTCGGCGGCGTGCGGGTGAAGGCAATCGCGACGCCGGGCCATACGCTTGGCCAGATCTCCTATTGGCTACCCGATGCGGGCGTGGTGTTCACTGGCGACACCATGTTCTCGATGGGCTGCGGGCGGGTGTTCGAAGGCACCCCGTCGATGATGTGGGGCTCTCTTGACCGGCTGTCGTCGATGCTGCCGGACGAGACGCAGGTCTATTGCGGGCATGAATATACGCTGGCGAACGCCAAGTTCGCGGTCACGGTCGATCCGGCAAACGACGCGCTGCGCGAGCGGCTCGAGGAGGTCGTGGCGCTGCGCAAGGAGGGCAAGCCGACGCTGCCGACGACGATGGGGCTCGAGCGGGCGACCAACCCGTTCCTGCGCGCTCGCGATGCCGGCATCCGCGCCCATCTCGGCATGAAGAACGCGAGCGATGCGGAAGTCTTCGCCGAAATCCGCGCCCGCAAGGACAATTTCTGA
- a CDS encoding cupin has protein sequence MSDPYRGLSAEDVVRLLDLDPHPEGGYFRETFRDAGSGARAHSTAIYYLLGAGEMSAWHRVDAAEVWHWYAGGPLELSLSVDGNNATAHLLGSDLAAGERPQVVVPATAWQSARPLGAWTLVGCTVAPGFDFAGFEMAEPGWRPG, from the coding sequence ATGAGCGATCCCTATCGCGGCCTGTCGGCCGAGGACGTTGTCCGCCTGCTCGATCTGGACCCGCATCCCGAAGGCGGGTACTTCCGCGAAACCTTCCGGGATGCGGGCAGCGGCGCGCGGGCGCATTCGACCGCGATCTACTATCTGCTCGGCGCGGGCGAGATGTCCGCCTGGCATCGGGTCGATGCGGCCGAGGTCTGGCACTGGTACGCGGGTGGTCCGCTCGAGCTTTCGCTGTCTGTGGACGGAAACAACGCGACCGCGCATCTTCTCGGCTCCGATCTTGCCGCAGGCGAGCGGCCGCAGGTCGTCGTTCCGGCGACGGCGTGGCAGTCCGCGAGGCCGCTCGGGGCCTGGACGCTGGTCGGCTGCACGGTCGCGCCGGGCTTCGATTTCGCAGGCTTCGAGATGGCGGAACCCGGCTGGCGACCGGGGTGA
- a CDS encoding EamA family transporter, with the protein MATLVGFTAILMWSLLALFTAASGTMPPFQLLAITLAIGGLIGAVSWTWRRGAAAALIQPWPVWLLGVGGLFGYHFFYYTALRNAPPVEAGLIAYLWPLLIVVFSALLPGERLRWFHIAGALLGLAGTALIVTGGRGFTLEAQHSLGYLAAGVCALTWSSYSILSRRFKAVPTDVVAGFCLAGAALSALCHLAFETTVWPETAGQWLAVAALGLMPVGAAFYVWDFGVKRGDIQVLGAASYAAPLLSTLVLIAFGFGAASWIIAIACLLITGGAALAAKDLFRR; encoded by the coding sequence ATGGCGACCCTCGTCGGCTTCACCGCCATCCTGATGTGGTCGCTGCTTGCGCTGTTCACGGCCGCAAGCGGCACCATGCCGCCGTTCCAGTTGCTGGCGATCACGCTCGCCATCGGCGGGCTGATCGGCGCCGTCTCCTGGACCTGGCGGCGCGGCGCGGCGGCAGCCCTCATCCAGCCCTGGCCGGTCTGGCTGCTCGGCGTCGGCGGCCTGTTCGGCTACCATTTCTTCTACTACACGGCGCTGCGCAACGCCCCGCCGGTCGAGGCCGGACTGATCGCCTATCTCTGGCCGTTGCTGATCGTCGTCTTTTCCGCCCTTTTGCCGGGCGAGCGGCTACGCTGGTTTCACATCGCCGGCGCGCTACTCGGTCTGGCCGGCACCGCGCTTATCGTCACCGGCGGCAGGGGCTTCACGCTCGAAGCCCAGCACAGCCTTGGTTATCTGGCGGCCGGCGTCTGCGCGCTGACCTGGTCGAGCTACTCGATCCTGTCACGCCGCTTCAAGGCCGTACCGACCGACGTGGTCGCCGGCTTCTGCCTCGCCGGAGCGGCACTGTCCGCCCTCTGCCACCTCGCCTTCGAGACGACCGTTTGGCCCGAAACCGCCGGCCAGTGGCTCGCGGTCGCAGCTCTCGGCCTGATGCCCGTCGGCGCGGCCTTCTATGTCTGGGATTTCGGCGTCAAACGCGGCGACATTCAGGTGCTCGGCGCGGCCTCATACGCTGCCCCGCTGCTGTCGACGCTGGTACTGATTGCCTTCGGCTTCGGCGCAGCGAGCTGGATCATCGCAATCGCCTGCCTCTTGATCACCGGCGGCGCGGCGCTCGCCGCCAAGGACCTCTTCAGACGCTGA